The region GCGGGGAGCGCCATCCCCTCGGCGAACCGCTTCAGGCGGTTCACCGCGCCCTTCTTCTTCTCGGGCGGTCTCAGGGAAGAGATCAGGCGCGAGAGCGGCGGTTTCCCGAGGAGGCGGGCCGCGCCGAAAAGGAGGGTCGACAACCGCTGGGCGCAGTAGGTGTCATAGCCGCCGAACACCTCGTCGCCGCCGTCGCCCGTGAGGGCCACCGTGACGCGGCGGCGCGCCGCCTGGGAGACGAGGAAGGTGGGGAAGACGGAGAAGTCGGCGATCGGGTCGTCGAGGTGGCGGACGAGCTTCTCGGCCAGCTCCGGCGCGCAGGGGCGCAGGATGAACTCCTCGTGCCGCGTGCCGAAATGCGCCGCGACCTCCCGCGCGTAGGAGAGCTCGTCGTAGCTCCGGTCCTGAAACCCTATCGAGAGGGTCCGCACCGGCTCCGCGGCCGTCTGGGACATCAGGGCGACGACGGTGCTCGAGTCGAGCCCCCCGCTCAAGAACGCCCCCAGCGGGACGTCGCTCACGAGCTGGCTCCGCACCGCCTCGCGCAGGACCGAGAGGAGACGCTCGCACAGCTCGCCCTCGGGGCGCCGGACCGGCTCGTAGCGGGGCTCCCAGTAGCGGCGCAGGACGGCGTCGCCGTCTTTGAGGGAGAGGCGGTGCGCGGGGGGGAGCTTGCGGATCCCCTTCAGTATCGTGCGGGGGGAGGGGATGAACTCGTAGGTGAGGAGGTCGTCGAGGCCGTGCGGGTCGATCTCACGCGGCATGCCGGGGCGCTCGAGGAGCGCCTTGAGTTCCGAGGCGAATGCGAAACGGCCCCCCTCGTGGAGGTAGTAGAGCGGCTTGATCCCGGTATGATCGCGCGCGAGGAAGAGGGTTGCGCGGCGCGAATCCCAGAGGGCGAAGGCGAACTGGCCCACGAAACGGTCCAGGCATCCCTCGCCGTGCTCCTCCCAGGCGTGGACGACGACCTCGCAGTCCGTCCGCGAGGAGAACCGGTGCCCGCGTTTTTCGAGGTCCGCCCGGAGCTCGGCGAAGTTGAAGATCTCGCCGTTGAAGACGAGCCAGACGGAGCCGTCCTCGTTCGGCATCGGCTGGTGCCCGGCGGAGGAGAGGTCGATGACGCTCAGCCGCGTGTGGCCGAGGGCGACGAAGGGGGGGCCGCCGGGGAGGAGCACGGCGCCGCGGTCATCGGGGCCGCGGTGGGCGAGCGTCGCCGCCATGCGCCCGACGAGCGCCTCGTCGGGCGCGGGAGGCCCGTTCCGGTCGACGATGCCGCAGATGCCGCACATCGCGTCTCCCCCGATCAGCGCGCGGAAAACGGCGGCGCCTCAGGCGCTCCCCGCGCGCGCCAGGGCCTGCACGTGGGCGTACAGGTCGCGCACCCGTTCGAAATGGGCCCGGTACGAGTAGCGCCGCTCCGCGAGCCGGCGCGCGTTCGCCCCGAGGCGGTTGCGGAGTCCCGGGTCGCGCGCCAGCGCGGCGACCCCGTCGGCGAACGCCTCCACGGTCGGCTCCGTCAGCATCGCCGTCTCCCGGTCGAGGACCTGGGTGTGGACGAGCAGGTCGGTGGCGACGGTCGGCTTCCCCGAGCGGAGGTACGAGTAGAGCTTGAGCGGCGTGTTGGTGCCTATCTGCCGGTAGGAGAGGAGGATGTCGCAGGCGGCCATCCAGCGCGGCATCTCCTCCGGCGGCTTCCTGCCGGGGAGGATCAGGCGCTTCCCGACGCCCAGCCGTTCCCCGAGCGCCCGGATCGCCTCGATCTGCGGAGGTTCGCCGCCGACGAAGACGAAGACGACGTCCGGGCAGGCCGCGGCCACGCGCGGGATCCCGCGCACGATCGCCTCCAGCCCCTGGTTGTACTCGAAGGTGCCCGTGTACAGGGCGATCACCGCCCCCTCCGGCCCGAGTTCGGCCCTGAGCCGCGCCGCGTCGGCGGGGTCGGTCTCGCAGGAGTCGGGGCCGAGCGGAAGGTTGTCGACGACGTCCACCCTCCCGCGCGCGCCCGCGGCGAGCGCGATCTCCTTCAGGTGGGGGCAGATGGCGATCACCGCGTCGGAGTGCCGGAGGACGCAGCGCTCGAAGAGCCGGGCGGCCCGGGCGCAGAGGCCCGGGAGGAGACGCGGGTAGTTGTAGTTGCGGAGCTGCTCGGGCAAACTCGAGTGCATGTCGTAGATGTGGGGGATGCCGAGGAGGACGCGGAGGGCCACCCCCATCGCCGCCGCCTCCTCGTGCGTGTGCACGCAGTCGTACCTCGTGCGGGCGCAGCACGCCGCGGCGGTCCAGAACAGCAGGAGGTCGAGCGGGAGCTTCGCGGGGGAGGGGCCGACCCGCACGTGGCGTATGAACGGCAGGGCCGGGATCCTGCGGATCGTCAAACCGGGGAAGGCGATATCCTCGCCGAGGTGGTAGGTGACGAGGTCCACCTCGTGGCCGAGTTCGGAGAGGACCCGCACACGGTTGCGGATGCTGAACGGGGTACCGCGGACGCTGAAAAACGGTTCGGGTGCGAGCATCAGGATTTTCATCGGAGCGCCGTTTCCGGGGTGCGGGGAGAGTATACCCCCCGCTCCTCCTCGAAGTGAAGCGGATTGTTCGGCGCCCGCCGCTCGGGCGAGGGGAGGGGGGGAAACGCCCCGATTCGCTCGACAAGGATCGAGTCGACGCGAAGGCCCGCGGGGAGGCGCGACTCGACGCGGAACTGCAGGCGCCGGGGCCGGTCGTTCTCGAACGCGACCGGGACGTCGAGCCAGACGTCCGCGCGCGGAACGGAGGACGGGTCCAGGTCGGCGGAGGCGAGCGCGTCCGCCGCGGAGACGCCGGTGACAAGGACCGTTCCGAACGGCCCGCCCGGGGGGATCGTGCGCGCCTTGACCCTGAAGGTCGCCCGCCATCGTCCCGCCGCGTAGCGCGCGTACGGCCCGGCCGTGAGCAGTTCGTTGCCGCCCGCGTCCCGGGCTTCCACCGCCGCCCCGCCCGAGGCGCCCGCGTCCTCGACCTGCGCGCCCCCCGCCGCCCGGATCCGCTCGGCCTCGTAGCCTCCGGTGTCTTGGCGCGGGGCGGCGTCCAGCCGGTACACCTCCATGAAGTCGACGCCGCAGCGGGAGACGGTGTGGACCCTGCGCAGGCCTCGGGAGAGCCGCAGCGTCTCCCGCTCGAGGTTCTTCAGCCGGTGGCCGAGCGGGACGACGAGCCAGTCGGAGTCGGCGGGCGCGGCCCGGTTGATGAGTATGTCGCACGGGGGGCCGGGCCGCCCGCGCTCCCAGTAGTGGCGGAACTCGCTGTAGAGCCCCATCGCGTAGACCGCGTCCTCTTCGCGGGCGCGGGCGCGGATATGCTCGACCGCCTCGCGCGTCCCGGTCCGCGCCCCGACCGCCACGATCCTCACCGCCCCCGCCGGCCCCCCGACCAGGGCGTTGTAGTAGATGTCGAACTCCGGGAAGACGTTCAGGAGGGGGACGCAGAGCGCGCCGATGACGATCGCGCCCGCGGCCGCCTGCACGGCGCGCCTCGGGCCGAGGAGGCGCCCGAGAAACGCCCCCGCCGCGGCGAACCCCTCGCCGGCGAGCAGGCAGAGAAACGGGAGGACCGGGCTGAGGTAGCGGAACCCCATCTTTCGGCCGAGACTCATCACCGCGATGAAGACGGTCGCCGCGACCGCGCAGAGCAGCAACCCCTGCCAGCGCGGCTCCCTGCGGACGAACGCCCGTCCGGCGAGGAACAGTCCGACGAAGAGCGACGCCAGCAGCGCCGGGGGCGTGGCGATGAGGAGCATGAACGGGTAGAACCACGACGGCGGCGACGTGACGACCCTTCCCATCCAGTATTTCATGTGCCCCGCCTCGCCGATGGCGTAGACCTTCGAGGCGAGATTGAGGTGGTTGAGGAGCGGCCTCCGGAAGATCCCCGCGGCGGCGAGGAGGAGGGCGACGGCGGCCAGGCACGAGGCGGCGGCGGCGACCGCCCGGCGGCGCGCGGCCCGCGCCGCCTGCGCGGCGGCGAACAGGAGCGCCGCCGCGCCCAGGGCGAGGGGGATCGGAACGGACGCCGCCCGCTCGAAAAGCTCCGCCGCCCGCCGCGCGGGGAGAAGGCGGGAGCCGTAGCCGCTCCAATGGAGCTGGGCGGGCTCGTACCAGAGCTTGGTGAAGAGCAGGGCGTACAGGAGGAGGCCGCCGGCGAGCCACGCCGCGTCGGCGGGCGACGCGACGGGCGCGCCCCCGCGGCCATCGCGGAGCCGCACGCACAGCTTCCAGGAGAGGAGGATGGCCGGAAGGATGAAGGCGGGGGACTTGCTGAGCAGGGCGAACGCCCACGCCGCGGAGGAGGCGGCCAGCAGGAGCGGCGAGGGGCGGGCGGTGTACAGGAGGTAGAGGAGGAGGGAGAGGGCGAAGAAGAGGGTGAGCGTGGAGTCGATGTGCGCGATCCGGCAGAGGGCGATGTGCGAGGGGAGGAGGGCGAGGAAGACGGCCCCCCAGAACGCCGACGCGTCCCCGAAATATCTCCTGCCGACGGCGAAGAG is a window of Chlamydiota bacterium DNA encoding:
- the asnB gene encoding asparagine synthase (glutamine-hydrolyzing), yielding MCGICGIVDRNGPPAPDEALVGRMAATLAHRGPDDRGAVLLPGGPPFVALGHTRLSVIDLSSAGHQPMPNEDGSVWLVFNGEIFNFAELRADLEKRGHRFSSRTDCEVVVHAWEEHGEGCLDRFVGQFAFALWDSRRATLFLARDHTGIKPLYYLHEGGRFAFASELKALLERPGMPREIDPHGLDDLLTYEFIPSPRTILKGIRKLPPAHRLSLKDGDAVLRRYWEPRYEPVRRPEGELCERLLSVLREAVRSQLVSDVPLGAFLSGGLDSSTVVALMSQTAAEPVRTLSIGFQDRSYDELSYAREVAAHFGTRHEEFILRPCAPELAEKLVRHLDDPIADFSVFPTFLVSQAARRRVTVALTGDGGDEVFGGYDTYCAQRLSTLLFGAARLLGKPPLSRLISSLRPPEKKKGAVNRLKRFAEGMALPADLRHFRWMVFLSERNKRALYTDAFRDRLLDEEPYAPIRAQFRRFAGADGLNRLLAVDLATYLTDNCLVKTDRMSMACALETRVPLLDHRVIEFMASVPPEMKVRGFRRKYLLRRAVAGILPPRILARGKEGFSIPMRSWLRKELQPLMRDLLSEGALRRRGFFRPEEVGRLVTEHLDGRENHAHRLWALMLFEIWAREFVDRRCAPSCR
- a CDS encoding glycosyltransferase family 4 protein; protein product: MKILMLAPEPFFSVRGTPFSIRNRVRVLSELGHEVDLVTYHLGEDIAFPGLTIRRIPALPFIRHVRVGPSPAKLPLDLLLFWTAAACCARTRYDCVHTHEEAAAMGVALRVLLGIPHIYDMHSSLPEQLRNYNYPRLLPGLCARAARLFERCVLRHSDAVIAICPHLKEIALAAGARGRVDVVDNLPLGPDSCETDPADAARLRAELGPEGAVIALYTGTFEYNQGLEAIVRGIPRVAAACPDVVFVFVGGEPPQIEAIRALGERLGVGKRLILPGRKPPEEMPRWMAACDILLSYRQIGTNTPLKLYSYLRSGKPTVATDLLVHTQVLDRETAMLTEPTVEAFADGVAALARDPGLRNRLGANARRLAERRYSYRAHFERVRDLYAHVQALARAGSA
- a CDS encoding glycosyltransferase family 39 protein, which translates into the protein MNARRRVSPLLLGAALAFLAGVPRLWDLGGTDLNADELTWITRGRRSVASLAAGRLREATAPFGHPGVVPGVLIGASHAFLGEGAAGRSLELMDPIAAARLPIALVGTATCVLLFAVGRRYFGDASAFWGAVFLALLPSHIALCRIAHIDSTLTLFFALSLLLYLLYTARPSPLLLAASSAAWAFALLSKSPAFILPAILLSWKLCVRLRDGRGGAPVASPADAAWLAGGLLLYALLFTKLWYEPAQLHWSGYGSRLLPARRAAELFERAASVPIPLALGAAALLFAAAQAARAARRRAVAAAASCLAAVALLLAAAGIFRRPLLNHLNLASKVYAIGEAGHMKYWMGRVVTSPPSWFYPFMLLIATPPALLASLFVGLFLAGRAFVRREPRWQGLLLCAVAATVFIAVMSLGRKMGFRYLSPVLPFLCLLAGEGFAAAGAFLGRLLGPRRAVQAAAGAIVIGALCVPLLNVFPEFDIYYNALVGGPAGAVRIVAVGARTGTREAVEHIRARAREEDAVYAMGLYSEFRHYWERGRPGPPCDILINRAAPADSDWLVVPLGHRLKNLERETLRLSRGLRRVHTVSRCGVDFMEVYRLDAAPRQDTGGYEAERIRAAGGAQVEDAGASGGAAVEARDAGGNELLTAGPYARYAAGRWRATFRVKARTIPPGGPFGTVLVTGVSAADALASADLDPSSVPRADVWLDVPVAFENDRPRRLQFRVESRLPAGLRVDSILVERIGAFPPLPSPERRAPNNPLHFEEERGVYSPRTPETALR